AATCAGTCTTTTCTGCAGCATATGGAGATGTTTAACTGTCAGAGTGGACACTCACTGGCTTTCATGAGCAGGAATGCagcttgttttcattattattgaaTAATTATATTGCTTTGATTAAATATGATATCACAGTTTGATCACTCCTGCTCTGTTGGTCCATATTCGTCGGGTACTTTCTCAAGTTCTTGCAACATCTCGCAGAGTTATGATGAGAACCAAATGGGGGCAGGAGGTCTTGCAGCAGGGTCAAATGCTCTAATGGACAGTGTGGAGTCAGAGCACAGAGGTCTCTCAGGTTCAAAGGTCGGTGAGCAGAGGATAGGAGTGTGTTGTTAGGTTGGCTTGTGTTGGATGTGACCTCTACGGCCACAtttgaacctgcatcctgtgTTTCTCCTCTGCTGGTTTGGCTTACAGGTTTGGCTTACACTCAGCTGGAGGATAAATgaagcaaacaaaataaaggaaaacagTCCTTGTATTTAATATGTTATGAAGCCATGCAGCGTGTAGGTTGGAGTGTGTTCCAGGGGGCCTCATCTTTGTTCCTTGGCTTTACATCTACTCTtaaactctcacacacacaccgtcacaTGATCTCTTTTGCCCTGTTTGAGTTTGAGAGTGAGCCACCGCTGCTCACTGGCTGGCTCCGACCAATCAGCTCAGTAagtcagacaggaagcagcagtATTATATTCCTCAGCGTGTCACTGGTAGATTTCATAGGCAGGCACGCTGCACCCTTAAAGAGGCAGGACCCCTGTAGCTAAATAAAGACCCAGCAGAGCCCGGTTACTCCCCTGATATACTGCAGATGTTTTACTTCTGCTCCAGTGCTCAGATAAATAGTTGAGGTTGGACATGAGTGCGGCGCTCTCTGTAATAACACCTGTCTGGCTTCTCAGTTGAATCACGCCTGAGTCAATGAAATAAGGGCGTTCACTGACGTGGCTGGCGTGGCCGAGTAAATTAACGGACGGATTGATTTGCTTTGTGTTGAAATCCTCCATCCTATTGAATAAGCTTGTTTGATCAGCAGGTCCGCTGGCCTTTAGGATTACAATAAGAGGTGTTCTGTCTTACTGCCTGCAAGCCTGAGCATGCCCACGACGCATCATGATACTCTGTACTCGCCTCATGTTATTATTAGAGCCATTCTTTACCTCATCAGAAAGGCTTTGAATCTCCAGATCCATTTGCTTACTCTTTGATTTGCTGACAACTTTTATCTGACCCTCTGTCTTTTGTCTCCTCAGCTCTGCATACAAGACTCAAGCGACTGCCTACGGGAGCAGATGCAGTACATGATGAGGTCACTGCAAGACCTGAAACAACTGCGGAAAGCCTGCCCTGCAGTCAGACGCCCCCTCTCTCCCATCAGCACCCAACTCCCAGCTATGGTGCGCCACTCAGCGCTGGCACGTGCGTGTCAGCAGCGAGCGCTGCAACGGGAACAGCGCACACGCCTGCGGATGTCAGACGCCAGCACGGCCAGTACCTACGACTCGGCCTGCTGTCTGGCGAGtcctctggaggaggaggatgaggacacGAGCAGCCGGCTGGGCCTGAGCCTCAGACTGGGCCTGGGCTCTCCCTGCAGTCAGAAAAGCCTGGAGTTTGATTCAGGCTACTCCGAGGCGTCGTGGCAGGATGAAGGGGTGGTGCTCAGGAGGACGAGGAACGTGCGGGTGTCATCCTCAGCATGCCTCCGCACAAACAGAGCACCCAGCGGACGTATTCGACCCAAATCCACCTCTGACGCCTGCCTGGAGAGGTGGACGACGTTTGAGGTTGGCGACCCAGAGGACTGGACAAACTCTTTACTGACCAGAGGACGCAACCGCCAGCCTCTGGTTCTGGGTGACAACAGCTTTGCAGACCTCATACAGAACTGGATGGACTTGCCAGATTGTCCTGAGCCCACTGAGCCGAAGCCAAATCCAAGTCGCAGACCGGGACGAGGTTTCTTTGTCAACATGAGGAGGAGACTTGCTGGTTTTTCTAAGAGCGTGGAGGACAGAGTGAAGATGAGATCCACGGACTCTTCTCATGTTAACAGAGCTGCAAATGCTCCAAAGCGGCTGTCCTGCCCAGTCGTGGCGTCGCCGGCCAAAGTCCCTTTTTTCCACCAGTCTCACATGGGCATCAACCAGCTGGACTCAGACTTTTACCACTTTGCAGCTCTCATGAAATCAGGCAGTCGACAGCCAATAATCTGCAAAGATATCATCGGCTACATCTGACTTTCCCTGCATGTAAAGACTGGACAATCCTCAAAgtcactttatttttatatgaatgtttttttcaccttttataTGCTGTGACTAATAAAGATTCTCATAATTTAAACTCTACTTACTCTTATTTATAGTACTCAGGTCTTGCATGTGACACAGGATATGTGGTTGATTGATATAATTCTGAGTTCCCAGAACACATTTTTTCCTTGAGTGAAGCTTCCGTCCGAGTCATCTGAGTTTCATTACAGCTCATTACagtcagacagctgctggatTAGTTAAAAGATGCTTTTACTGTCTGTGTAGATTCATTCGTTTTCATTAGAAATGTAATACTCTGGACGTGCATGATGGAGTCTGTAGCTGTGTGGTTAAGTGTTAAGAAATGAAGATGAATTGAAAACACGATGATATCTCATGTGCAGACTTGCTGTAGTTCCAGGATTAACAAGGGCATTTGAGTTTGTGAAGTCCATTTTGTAGGGACTCGCTGTTCTCAAAAACGTCTGTTCCTACTCAACTAAAAGTTGAATCCTTAAGAGAGGCTTTAACCAGGACGACGAAGCTATTTACAGGCCAGAAACAGAGGCTGTATCAACACAGCGCTGTGTGCCCGATGAGGTAATTCCCCATGTGTCCACGCAGACAGGGGTGAGGAGAGGCGAAGCAGCTGGTTGCAGATGGAGCTGAGGTTTACTCTCCCGTTTGCTTCATGAAGCGCAACAGCCCCCTGCCTCATTTAACTCGTTGTGGCCACACAGGTGGTGCCAACTCATCATTGGTTAATGGTACTATTAGTTCTgaggaaagcaaaaaaataacacagatACAAAGGAGTGACACACGTGGCGAGATAAGCTCATGAGCACTTCACCTTTGCCTTTACACATTCGCTTTGTTCATCAATTCAGAGGAGGAATAATAGCAGCAGACGTTATAAAGATAAAGAATTCCCCCAAAAGAGATTTCCCATGCTCCCTGCTGCAGCCCGCCTCACCAATCATGTCTCGTATCACGGCCTAAGAAGAGAGATGGTTCTTACTGGGTGCCTCCTGGTTTGTCTCCTGGTTGAATGTCGCTGCAGCACACTGCTGAGCACTCAGCTGGGATGTAATGAACTCTTATCAGCACTAACAGTCACACTGCAGTGGAAGCTTGGAAACGTGTGGGAGCAGCCACAagggaaaaacataaaaaatctcTGCAAAGAGAACTTGGAACAAATACTGTGAGCGTTTCTAAGGTTTTCCTGGCTCTGATTTTCCTTATTAGCACACGCTGGTTCCCGGCGGTTTGCAGTTGGATAAGTGCATCAATACATCACCTTCCCCAGCTGACTGAGAGTCGTTCAGGGAAAGGgatgagaggagaagagagaggaagcaaCGAGTCCAACCCATTACTCAAACTCAACCTCAACAGCACAAAGTCCCCAAAACATagtttactgtgtgtgtcagcaagCAGGAGAGCCGGTCGTCTATGTGAAGTATAAAGAGAAGTAGATGTAAAGCGGCTACGGTTGCAGTGTCATGCTTATTATAAGGAACAATCAACCAAGTTGACTAAATCACAGCTGTAACAGACAAATAAGCACATTTGCGCAACAGTTTTTAAGCTAGTTGTTGGAGGCGGTTTGTTGATTCAAGTTTCAACTTCATTATATGTCAGTCAGCGTATTTATTGAGTCTATAATTGAAAGTCAATGATGAGGAAAAATCAGTGGAAAAATACAAGATGTGTTGAAGCTACACGCTAATGACTGCTGGCTACTGATGTGCACATGCAGCTTGTTGAACCTCTAAATTTTCAGACACCAGCTGCAGAAAAACAGGTCAGATTCACCTCCAGTGAGCCAAGAACCATTAAATGagcaaacagcaacaaaacGCTGTTTTGGCCATCTGAGTTAACAGCATGCATCAATAATCACATCTTTCCTCCTGTTAACGATGCAGGCTGAAGAATCCAAAACCAAATATTGTTGCTGGGTAGTCACCTCATGGTACATCCACGCAGGATCATGTGCAATGCAATGCAaaagaccaaatgaaatgcaacatGTCGATCCTGGCAGCCATGTCTTTACACTGTACGTAACCATAGAACATTTGATCTCACTCTTCTCGTTGTCTCAATCCCGCTCGAGTATTGACCTCTGCTACTTGTCCCCATTTCTCTACCTGACAAACATCTTTCCTCATTTGTCAGGTATGTGGACAGGAGCTGTGTGCGACGGCATGGCCGTGGTCCATCTACTTGcttaatatttgaaatgtaaaatgtacttGGCTTTCAAACCATAAAGGATAAATGATGGCTGCCACCCACAGTCTGCTTATAATGAGTAAGACTCTTAGTACCAGCAGCCATAAACAGTGTTCATGGCTTGCTGCACGAAACCAGCGTGTTCAATTTGTGATGGGGTGTTCACGAGATGATCTCGAGCAGATCTGCTGAAGCGTTGCACACTTACAGGGTGGCCCAGTCTGATGTAGTGGACCCACAACACATCTCCTGTTAATTAACCAGTAAACAGAAGGAGAAGATGGGCCATGTGTTGACGTTTGGCAAACTTCTCATCTCTGGGTTTCTAGTGTGTTGATAGAAACAAGCTCTAATTAGAACTATAATCAGGATTTTTGAACTGTGGACCATATACGTATCTTACTTAACAGTTTCAGACTTCATCGTTGAAAGTCCCTGCCTGAACTCGCACTGCAGGCTGTACCTGAAGATGTTTGTGCTGCTGAGTACAGTTAATCGGTTTTTCAATTCAGGGCTGTTGAGATGTCACACGGTTATTTCTCTTCTCCTCGAGGACTCATATGAATAAAAATGGGAAAAGAcaaagtggtgtgtgtgtgtgagaacagcTACGGTGTGTGGAGGTTAATGAGCTCAATCGCTCTCAAGAAGTGGGGAAACAAGAAGTAGGAGGAAGTGGTCTGACGAGGATGAATGACAATCACATAAAAATTAAACTGCTTATCTTACTTTCTGCACACTGGAGTAAATGTTGTTTCTGGGCttgttgaatattttttgataaggaaaaaaaatattcagttcttGTTTCAGATGAGAAAAGATGATGTGTGAAGACCTTGTGATTTtctttgaaaagaagaagactgcAACTGTTTTTTATGGCCGTTGCATCTGCTGACTCTTAACACGTCGATCCGTGAATGACTCCACACATTATGAAACACTTTCACTGGGAAGTTAGAGGCTTCTGACATCATCATTGACTATTTTGCTTGAAGCAACCTGTCATAACGTTTTTCACTTCCAGAGAAATCAGGTTTCCATCTGAAAGGGCGGTGACTTGAAGCCATTAAAACAAATGCTATGATGCAGTAAAATCATGAGACAGAGTTAATGAGGAATCAGCTGACAGACAACAAAATGAATATACAGCATATGGTTCGTTTAGTTCGGGCTCTGTATGAATTCCACTGAACTGATTCACCAACTTGCTTACATAACTCAGAACTACAGCATTGCAGAGAAAGCAAAACTTTATATTCAGTTGTGTCCTTTAGGGAACAGGAGAGTTAATTAAATTGTGTGATCTTTGGCTTCAATATCTGTCACAATGATTGAAAGTCTGTCAGCTGCACAGATAGAAAAATGCTTCATCACAGATAGAGAGAATTAACTTTCCTTCACTGAAGAGTGAGACTCTGACTGACTGCAGAGACACATGAAGACTGTTCCTATTAACCTATCTAACTgagagtgagacaggaagtgaagtgtgGGGGGTGTTCAGCCTGCAGTCTGGCTAAGAATGGATGTGATTaatgttcttttttgttttctttctttcttttctggcTATGAAATAACCTGGCAAGAATTAAAAAACTATTTCCGGAGTCATTCATTCACTGCTGTTCCTATTCCAATTCTTACGTGCCTTAAAGTGGTTATAATTCTGGTCATTTTAAACCTcggccctatatttacatgttttgataCTTAACAAAAGTTTCTGAATCAGTCCAATAcatcgcctcagctggcagctgccaCATGGCTGAAATGGCTGCATTTTAATCCTGTGGGGAAACTACAACTGTCAAACTTACGTCCACTAAAAGACTGAAGTGTTTTTGCTACTtgcaggctgaggttgttattctaaggCTGAAGATAAACATGCTTACAACAATGCGTTTGGGCACGCCTGATGGCTGGCTTGACTTTTCTTTGTCCATTCTCAGAAATTAATGCTACGCATCTGTAAGATGCAATATGCACATGAACGGTAGGGGGACTGTAGGGCCAGTATGGGGGTGTGACAGAGTCAGTAGTCAGTGAgttgcctcatctagattgtcaaaatcagttaaaaaatcagccatgactttggaaaAAGTTCGAGCTAAACTCTTCTCTCCAACTCTTACCTACGTTTCCACAATCGTCTTCCTGCAGCAAACTCACCTCTGACaagatttcagagcaagacttctccttgaacgaTTATTGTGGGTCTGGTTACAAAAAAATGATCTTATTATAAGCAAAAATGACCATCTCTGTAAaaattgtttctgtaatgttgtcagaatAACAacttcagcctgtcagtggtGAAAAGTacttttagtggacgtaactGTGACAGTCGTtgttgccccaaaggattacattgcagcgTTTGCAGCCGTGTCACGGATGCTGGCTAAGGCGATCTCATGTACCGATTCCAaatcctttcctttccttccttccaccAACCAATCCTTATAGTAGAATTAGGGCCATTAAAATACTTCAATAGTAATGAAATTGTTAGTTGACATGTAGTCATTCTTGATGATTATaacctttcaaaacaaatctaTCATGTTTGAGGTCCCACTGCACATTGCACACACATCAACTGTGTATTAGATAATATATATAAGAATAAGAGGGGAATCAGGAAATCATCACACAAGCTTTATTTAGAAACCACACAGCTGCTTTCTGCCTCTGCTTACTATAAAGGTTCATGGGAATCATAACAGACCAGATGACACAGTCGAAATATCCCAGAGGACTCTGCTTTGGTTCTCATGGTCAAACAGGGCCTCTTGGGTCAGACCCTACTTCCTGTGTTCAGTACAACACACAGCTTTACAAGCAAACCCACAATCCCATAGCATAAATAAAACGGCCTCGTTAGGGGTTAAAATAACAGGCTGTTTGGTGCTTATGTCATTATTGGTTGTTCAATTAATGACATAAGCACAACACAGTATCAGTATAGGCtccattttttaaatgctcCTACATGCAATGccaatgcaaaaaagaaaagattgtaATATTGGCTTTCTGCAAAATCAGCATAGTTTctaaatcagtttgtttgtcttcacTGCAAAAAATCAATATTAATTATATTCATAATAATGATCATATCACTGCCTGCTATGATCCAGTGTGTGTAATCCATATTTATTTCATCCACCATGTGCATGATAGCATTTCCATCAGCGATTTCCTGCAATGAAGCTCAATAACTGTAATATTACAAAGAGCCATTCACTGCCGTCTTGCAGATTTTTTAAGCTTGAATAAACATCCACCTTCTCTGGAATGTCATGCTATTCTTTGGCAACTACTATTCCTGTTAATTCACTGTACCTGCATGTGAGCGCGGGCCTGCCCGGGCCTGCATCGTGTCACGTCCCAGTTCATCCACATTTGGCTCAGTCGGTGACACGACCGCGGGGCCTCAGCAGAGCATGCAGCCTGCTGCCAACGTGACTTCTCCACACTCTTCCTTGGAAAAAAACAGGGGGAAAACACACCACAGTAAAGAGAACGGAAAAAACATTAGCTTCTCTGGAGACAATTAATGGCTTTTCTATTTCTTGCAGAGCCTCATGTTTCAGCGCTCCCATAAAGCAGCAGTTTCCCTCTCTTTGtctaaaaaaagacagagcCCACAAGGTCCACTTGTAAAAGACAATTGTTTGAGACaatgggaatgagactcagatttgtttttgtttatacgAAGATTCAACTTTATCATCATGCAGCTCTCTCGCACTGTGCAGAGCTAAAACTGGTTCGACAATGGTTGAAATAAATACTTTCCAAACAAAGCCCGTGGAAGATGCCAAAGCCACATATGGTGACAAACTCTACACATCACTTGAAGCCTCTGCTGCATGAGGGTGCGAGTGTGAAAGTGTCTTCAGGCATTCAGAGCGTATTCACAAAGACACGGCCCAATGTGTGTTTATAGTCTCACAGACAAGGCAACAGCCCCGgtaaagtcaaacacacactttcactgccaaacacaaatattcacactctcatacacacaaacattgtcACATAGTTTACCTTGATACAATAGACACAGAGGGTTACAGTCAATAAACCAGAAACTCCTCTGAAGAGCtcagaaaacaggaagagacttGCTCAAAATCAAAATGCTCATAAGAACACACAAACCCtcaacagctgtgtttacatggaccCAAATATTAcactaataatcagaataacAGTCCGATCAGAGTGCCTCATGaccacaggacaagaggaagaatCCTCCTGTCCTGTGGTCTGGTCTCACTTGAACTATTGGCTTTGGGGCATCTTACCGGATTCCTTTATTTAGTGTCCACGTAAAGAGTTTAGTTGGAATCTCTAATCAGAAGTTAATGTCTTCTGATTTAAGGGAAGAATGGGGCCTTTTTACCCAGAGGAGCCAGCATGTGACCTTCTAAAAAACTCCTTTGTGCTCTAAATTAGTGATAAAAAGTGACCCATTTTGCACTCATCTATCACTCTTGGCTGAAAGGAGCTCATGTGGCTGACATTCAAAGCACAAGATAGTAATGTAACTTCTGTCTTGTCAAATATTGCAGACACAGGAAGCATCATAGACTTCAGCAGTGTGGGAGAGCGAGCTTTCCTGGCTCAACGTCCAGTGAACTCAGGGTGGTGAAAGATAAGGAGAGGTAGAGAGAAGACACATAAATCCTTCActatgaggaggagagagcagatGCTGACgaggaataaaaaaacagaagaagggAAGAGGTTTGTCAAACAGACTGCAGTGAAAAACATCGTTTTTAGTCCGTGTGGGAAATCAGATCATCGAGCCTGCGAGCTGCTCGGTGGCACAATTGGTGATTCTGGCGAGCAGGAAACTAAGGTCAGCAGAGCGACCTTGATAAGTTGTCTTCCTGTGGTGCTCCTCAGCATGGTCGTGCCACTAACTGTCCCTCCTCAGCTCTAAACAGAAAAACCCTCGATAGACGTCCGCACAATAGCGTCCTTCTTCAGCCTAAGATGGGCCACactgaggagacagacagaaagcagaCATTGTGTGGTCTCAAAGATCTCTCAGTCTCCCACTTCCTCCgactctttttctctctgacatttTCACTTCCTGCTGACATCCCCCCACCCCGTCTCAGCCTCTCTATCGCATAATGTCCTCTCAATTCACTGCAATAAAAACGATAAACTATTTGCATTTTAGCTCCCATCAGTACAGACCCCTGCAGGTATTTGTTGGTGAAAATGTGCTATTTGTTTGTGCAGACTTTGCTGTCGAACCCGTTGGTCATGGCTGACTTGCTCTCACGCTGTGTCTGGATATGGATAATTTGTTATGACGGCTGAACTTGTTTAGTGACCTCTTGTCCTGATATATGCCAGAGCAGGCTGAGTGTAAATAGAAATGTTGAGAAAGATGAGACAAAATGTCCACGGAGGCcatgcagtcacacacaaatTATCATCATAATGATACCCCGCgggttgtttgtttatgttttcagaGATTTATTTCTCACATGCTGAAGTAAAGGGAAACTGCAGTGTGACCCCAAGTATTCACCCTGATGTTGTCCATCTTGGACCAGTTAACATGGCTTCAATGCAGAAATCTtcattacagtaaaaacacacgTGCACATCCTCTGTTGTATGGCAAACCTTTAATGAGTGCTCTCATTCTCCAAGAAGCTGCCATCTGACACAAAGCATGATGTTTAAAAAGCTGTTCAAAGTTCAAATCGTATGTCAGAGACGATCAGCTGGGTTGACGGTGGGTTTGAGGGCATGTCGTCATGTGGGTAAAGAGAAGGTCAGAAGGTGAAATTATAGGATCATGTGAGAGACCAGATGCCTCCACCCCCAACGTCACTGATAACATTATTATTTCGATGTGGGAAATCAGGAAATGGTGAATGGAGGAAATCATTCCTTACATATTTCACACAAACGATGAAAGTCATCTCACATAACCTCTTTCTTTTTGGCCCAAAagaaaatatgataataaataaaaacactttaaattgttatttcgctgacaacaaacaacaaaacccaCCTATCAGCACCTGTACAggtcactaattaacacattatatctggTCTGTTGAATTTAAGTGTGTTCATACGTCAGTTTTCATTGAAAGGTTtggatattaattcaaattgtactcagaacttaattatgatttaaataattacagacttgaaataatactcaagtacaagtaccaaaaaaaatgacttaactACAGAaatttgagtagatgtactcaGTTACCTCCACCCCAGGTTTTAAGGAGAGTTATCCCTGAACCCTTAAAGTTCATAGTATTGGGTGTAAACTGTTCCTGAGTACATTTGCAGCCATTATAAGCAGTAAAAGCTAAATATAGTATTTATTACAATTCCATcttgttaaagaaaatgtaaatgtgacagaAATCAGCCACTAAATCTCCTGGTGCAGCAGTTTTTTAACAGAGGTAAAAGCTCCAGGCTGGCAGAGAGGCTCGTCCTGCTCATGGCCCCT
This Pagrus major chromosome 6, Pma_NU_1.0 DNA region includes the following protein-coding sequences:
- the LOC140998181 gene encoding PAK4-inhibitor inka2-like, with protein sequence MKGKDMLCIQDSSDCLREQMQYMMRSLQDLKQLRKACPAVRRPLSPISTQLPAMVRHSALARACQQRALQREQRTRLRMSDASTASTYDSACCLASPLEEEDEDTSSRLGLSLRLGLGSPCSQKSLEFDSGYSEASWQDEGVVLRRTRNVRVSSSACLRTNRAPSGRIRPKSTSDACLERWTTFEVGDPEDWTNSLLTRGRNRQPLVLGDNSFADLIQNWMDLPDCPEPTEPKPNPSRRPGRGFFVNMRRRLAGFSKSVEDRVKMRSTDSSHVNRAANAPKRLSCPVVASPAKVPFFHQSHMGINQLDSDFYHFAALMKSGSRQPIICKDIIGYI